One genomic window of Ictalurus punctatus breed USDA103 chromosome 23, Coco_2.0, whole genome shotgun sequence includes the following:
- the LOC108256645 gene encoding sperm-associated antigen 6 — translation MSQRHVLQVFEQYQKERMKFVQTVAELATRPQNIETLQNAGVMSLLRPLLLDAVPTIQQSAALALGRLASYSDDLAEAVVKGDILPQLVYSLAEQNRFYKKAAAFVLRAVAKHSPELAQAVVDCGALDALVISLEEFDPGVKEAAAWALGYIARHNGSLAQAVVDAGAVPLLVLCIQEPDNALKRISASTLSDISKHSPELAQTVVDTGAIAHLAQMTLYPDAKLKRHVFSALGQISKHSVDLAEMVVEAEIFPAVLACLKDPDEYVRKNISTLMREITKHTPELSQMIVNAGGVAAVIDYLGDSRGSVRLPGIMMLGYVAAHSENLAMAVIVSKGVPQLAICLAEETEDHMKAAAAWALGQIGHHTPEHARAVAMSNVLPKLLSLYLDTQSSEDLKAKAKKALKSILQKCTYVPALEPLLYEAPSNVLKHVICQFSKVLPHDSKARRLFVTTGGLKKVQEIKAEPGSALQEYINAINTCYPEEIVRYYSPGYSEALLERIDNYQPV, via the exons ATGAGCCAGCGACACGTTTTACAAG tTTTTGAGCAGTACCAGAAAGAAAGGATGAAGTTCGTGCAAACAGTTGCAGAGCTTGCAACAAGACCTCAGAATATCGAAACACTTCAAAATGCAG GTGTGATGTCCCTCCTGAGGCCTCTCCTCTTGGATGCGGTCCCAACTATCCAGCAGTCAGCCGCTCTGGCTCTTGGAAGACTCGCCAGCTACAGTGATGACCTGGCCGAGGCTGTGGTGAAGGGAGACATTCTGCCTCAGCTCGTCTACTCGCTGGCCGAGCAGAAC CGTTTCTATAAGAAGGCAGCGGCGTTTGTCCTCCGTGCCGTGGCGAAGCACTCACCCGAGCTGGCACAAGCCGTGGTAGACTGCGGTGCCCTCGATGCTCTCGTCATCTccctggaggagtttgatcctGGAGTGAAAGAAGCTGCTGCATGGGCACTGGGCTACATCGCTCGCCACAACGGCT CATTGGCTCAGGCGGTGGTGGATGCAGGTGCTGTTCCTCTTCTCGTTCTCTGCATCCAGGAGCCTGACAATGCCCTGAAGAGGATCTCTGCTTCAACGCTGAGCGACATCTCCAAACACTCACCAGAGCTCGCACAAACTGTAGTCGACACCGGAGCCATTGCACACCTGGCGCAGATGACCCTGTACCCAGATGCCAAACTGAAG AGGCACGTGTTCTCGGCTCTAGGCCAAATCTCCAAGCACTCTGTGGATCTGGCGGAGATGGTGGTGGAGGCTGAGATCTTCCCTGCTGTACTGGCCTGCCTTAAAGACCCAGATGAATATGTGAGGAAGAACATCAGCACGCTGATGCGAGAGATCACAAAACACACCCCTGAG TTATCCCAGATGATCGTGAATGCTGGCGGTGTAGCAGCTGTGATTGATTATCTAGGGGACTCCAGAGGGAGCGTGCGATTGCCTGGTATCATGATGCTCGGCTATGTGGCTGCACACTCTGAGAACCTTGCCATGGCTGTCATTGTATCTAAG GGCGTACCACAGCTGGCTATCTGTCTGGCAGAGGAGACGGAGGATCACATGAAGGCTGCAGCAGCCTGGGCACTGGGGCAGATTGGGCATCACACACCTGAGCATGCAAGAGCTGTGGCCATGTCTAACGTGCTCCCCAAACTGCTGAGTCTCTACCTGGACACACAGagctctgaggatctgaaagcCAAG GCAAAGAAGGCTTTAAAGAGTATCCTTCAGAAGTGCACTTACGTTCCAGCACTGGAGCCGCTTCTCTACGAAGCTCCCAGCAATGTTCTCAAACATGTCATCTGCCAGTTCAGCAAG GTTCTTCCACATGACAGTAAAGCACGGAGGTTGTTTGTAACTACCGGAGGACTGAAGAAGGtgcaggaaattaaagctgagcCCGGGTCAGCTCTGCAAGAGTACATCAACGCCATTAACACCTGCTACCCCGAAGAGATAGTCAG